ACAGGGGGAATGTACAGTGCCTTTCTATATGAAAAAGAGGGGTAACAATGTTACTGAGCGTTTGGTTGATTCATCAATTGTTGGCTTCATAATAAATGATAATGGTTATCATTATCATTGTCAATGGTTTTTCTAAAAATATATAAAAAACTTGTATATTTTAAATAGAGATAAAAAAAGAACAGCGATTAATGCTGTTCTTTTCCATTGACGAATTGTTGTAAATCAAAAGGAGTTATCGCTTGGATAAATTCTTTTGAGATAAGTGTTTGAACGAGAGTGCTCTCAGAGATAGAAGCACCTGTTTTCTTTTCATAAGCTTGTTTTAATAAATCAAGTTTTTCAGCCGTTTCTTTTGGTAATTCAATTGTAAGTGTGTTCATAATTTCTCCCCCTTATTATTAGAGTACCACTACAGTATAGGAGAGACAAGAAAAGAGAATATGAAATATAAAAAAGGTTACCAAATTTTCAAATGGTAACCTTTTTTATGTATAAGAGTTATTAAGCAATACCGATATACTTTAAAGTTTTTGATGGAGTACTGTGATCAAAGAAGTGTTGTAAAAACGCAATATCAACACCTGATTTGTATGCACAATAACCCCAAGTTTTTCGAAGTGTATGTGAGCTAATCCCTTCTAATCCAACTTCTTTTGCAGCTTTGTTTAAAATGTACCATGCATGTTGTCTCGTAATAGATTTTGTTCCTTTTTGAGATTTTAGCAATGGTTCATTACGTTTCCAAGTTTTACGTTCTTTCATGTAGTCTTCGATTGCGTGCTGTAAGTCTTCATTTACAGCAAACCATTTATGTTTCTTCACTTTTTCATTGTAAAATAAAATGGAATGGCGAACATTTTCATTTTCATCGATTACATCACTAACTTTTAATTGTAAGATTTCACTTACTTTTAAGCCAGAATTTACAGCTAATACGAATAATAAGCCATCACGTTTCGAAGATTGTAAAAGTATATTTTTGATAGTTTCTAATTGTTTTTCATTTTGAATAGGTTGTCCTGCTTGTTTCATTTCACGCACTCTCCTCTTTTATATGTGTAAAGGAAAGGATTAACTTGTTTCTTACTATAAAGGGAGAGTGTGAATTTCATGTGAACTCCTAGTGAAATTAAGACAAATTATTTGACTTCTTTTACTTTTTGTAAATTGAAATAGAATACAACACTGTTAGTCGTATTATACACACCGTACTCGGCATGATGAAGGTCTAAAATGTTTTTTACGATAGATAATCCAAGACCGGTACCTCCAGTGTGACGGCTACGTGATGCATCTAGACGATAGAAGCGATCCCAAATTTTTTCAAGACTTTCTTCAGGGATAGGGTTTCCTGTATTTTCGATTTCGACTTTTACGGTATCTTCTGCTTCTATAATGGAGACTTGTATTTTTTCTCCATCTGGCGTATAACGGATTGCATTACTTAGTAAGTTCACAACTACTTGCTCAATGCGACTGCGATT
This genomic interval from Bacillus thuringiensis contains the following:
- a CDS encoding tyrosine-type recombinase/integrase, translated to MKQAGQPIQNEKQLETIKNILLQSSKRDGLLFVLAVNSGLKVSEILQLKVSDVIDENENVRHSILFYNEKVKKHKWFAVNEDLQHAIEDYMKERKTWKRNEPLLKSQKGTKSITRQHAWYILNKAAKEVGLEGISSHTLRKTWGYCAYKSGVDIAFLQHFFDHSTPSKTLKYIGIA
- a CDS encoding DUF3924 domain-containing protein, which encodes MNTLTIELPKETAEKLDLLKQAYEKKTGASISESTLVQTLISKEFIQAITPFDLQQFVNGKEQH